The sequence GGGAAAACCCACCTCTCTTGGGCGGGCGACCGCGGTCTGGTGAAGATTGTTCCGCAGGATATCGCATCCGCGTTCACCGTGATGTCGTGCAAGCAGGGGAAGGCCGCCCAAAGCCAAACCCTCACCCTGCACCTCAGCCAGCCGCTGGACAGCACCCCGCCCTCCATCGCGATCCAGCGCTACGGATACGCCTATCACGAGGACTACGGTTCGCCGAAGACCGACCCCGCCACGGTGGATCCGGACAGCGTCATGGTTTCCAAGGATGGACGGGATCTGACGATCACGCTGAAGCTGACCGCCGGACAGATCCATGAGCTGGATCTTTCCAAGCTCAAGTCCCGCGACGGACAGCCGCTGGAAGGAAAGAAGGTCTACTACCAGGCCGCGAAGGTCCTCTGACCGGAAATCGGACCACGGCCTAGGTCTCTCCGCGGCTTGATTTCCAGCGGCGGAGAGACTACAAATTTTCCCAAAGCTTCCGTTTTTCCTCTTGAACGCCATGCGGGCGTCATGCTTCCTTCCGCCCGCACCGCGACCAACGACCCGTTCGTCTATCGGTTAGGACTCTAGATTTTCATTCTAGCAAGAAGGGTTCGACTCCCTTACGGGTCGCCATCTCGGCACAGAATAGCCACCGGATCTCCGGTGGCTTTCTTGTTTTTGGGACCCGCGGTCCGCTCCCGGTCGAGATCTCTCGCCATCGTTGGCATCTCCCGGTAGCCGTGAAGCAATCACCCATGCCCGCCCCACAACCCCATCGGCTCCGCTTCATCTTCCCGAGCGACGTGATCGAGCCCCGTAAACCGGATGAGGCGTTTCTCGATCAAATCGAAGCCTTCCGCGAAGCGGGATTCCCGACCTCCGTTGTCTCGATCGAATACCTGCAGATGGGAGAGCGGAGAATCCACCCGCGGCCGGAACCCGACGAAACCGTCGTCTACCGGGGCTGGATGATGAACGCGGCCGACTATCGGGCCTTCTGCGAGGCGGTCTCCGCCACCGGAGCCATGCCCTTGACCGGGGCGGACACCTACCTCGCCTGCCACCACCTGCCGAATTGGTATCCCTTCATTGCCGAATTCACCCCACGAACGGTCACGTTTCCGCCCGATGCGGATTTGGCCTCGGAACTCAAGGCCCTCGATTGGGAGGCCTATTTCATCAAGGATCACGTGAAGTCGCTCAAGACCGACTCCGGCTCGATCCTGCGCTCCACCGAGGGCGTCGGACGGCTGGTGGCGGACATGGTCAAGTTTCGCGGCGAGATTGAAGGCGGTTTTTGCGTCCGCGAGGTGGAGGATTTTATCCCCGAGTCCGAGGTCCGGTATTTCGTGATCCTCGGCATACCGTTCTCGAACGATCCCAATCAACCGGTCCCAGATATTGTCGTTGAAGCCGCGTCTCGCATTCGCAGCCCCTTTTTCAGCGTGGATGTCATCCGCCGCTCCGACGGAGTCGAGCGCATCGTGGAAATCGGTGACGGCCAGGTCTCCGACGTCGTGGGATGGACACCGGCACGATTGGCAGCGGCCTGGAAGCACCAGGCAGGGCAACCGCCCAGATGAGCTGGGCCACTGGTTTGGCAACGACTAGGGATTGCCCACCGCATACGAGCGGCCCAAATTGCCCCAACGCGCCGGAGGATTCGACTTGTTTGAGCCCAGGAATCGGGCAGCGATGAGAGTGGATGCGCCGCGGCACAGTCATGATCCTGCTTCTGTGCGCCTCATGCGACCGTCCTGAAGATCCGAAATCCGCGGACCGGAAGGGCACGCTCCGTTCCCATCGGAACGGGGGCGATTCGCAGGAACCCCCGCCGAAACAACGAGTGGATTCACGCCCACCGCAAGGAACTCCACGGTTGCGGAAGGAGCTGATGCGGCTCGAAACTCTGGACGATGACCAGGACTTCGGGAGAGCATTGAAAGCCTTGGCCGAAGGAGCAACGGGAGAAGACAGCAAGGCACTGGAGGACTATCTCACGCGGGTGGAGAACAGCAGCCGCTACAACGAAGGCTACACGAAAGTGGCCGAGTGGTATCTGGAGGACAACGATCTCGTCACTGCCAGCCTGTGGGGAAAACGGATCACCGGTCGCAAAGGGCCCCAGATCGTCTTGCGCCTCTGGAGCCTTTACGAGCAAGCGGATGCCGCCACACGGGCCAAGGTCGATGCGTTGCCGGATCCAAGCCGGGACCAGTGGCTTGGGAAATCCGGGCTCCGCAGCAACAAGGGTCAGTCCACGGAATATGAGCCACCTGAATTGCCCTCGGCGGTTGGAGCCCCGCCCGATGGACGTGGAAGCCTTTTCCCGACCACACCCCAGAGCATCGGGTCCCAGTAGAGTCAAATCGGGGGGCGGAAGCCGCCATTTGTGCAGTTTGGGGGGCTATCAGAGCAGGCAACTGCGGTCGTTCCAACTGACCAGCAGAGCAGCACCAGGGCAATTAGGTCGCTCATTTTCTGGCTGTTACAGCCAACATTACATTTCCGTCATTATTGAGAATGGATCACGCTTGCTGTTTTGTTGATATTGAGACGCATTCTCATTTCAGACGCTTGCGAGCGTTCCCCGCACTCATGAAATCGAAGCCTGCCCTGCTCAAGACTCCCCTCTCGGCCCGCGAGACGATCGCCCTGACCGCTTTGCTGGCCGCTGGCCGCTGGCCACGCCATCGCCGCCGATGCCCCCGCCAAGCCGAAGGAAGACGAGAAGAAGAAAAAGGACGCCCAGGAGGCCCAAGGTCCCCAGAGCCTGGGTGACATGGTCGTCGAGGCCGTCCGCCAGTCCCTCTACCGACCGGAGAACGTCACCTCACAGAAATACACCGTCCCGCTCCGCGACGTGCCGCAGACGGTGACCGTGGTGCCAAAGAAGGTGATCGAGGACCAGGGGGCCACCAGCCTCACCGAAGTCCTCCGCAACGTGCCGGGCATTTCCATCCAGGCTGGCGAAGGCGGCGGTGCCAGCAGCACCGCGGGCGACATGTTCACCATGCGCGGCTTCAACGCCAGCAACAGCATCTTCGTCGATGGCGTCCGCGACGATGGCCTCGGCACCCGCGACACCTACAACCTCGAAGCCGTGGAAACCTTCCTCGGGCCGACAGGCTCGGACGTCGGCCGCGGCACCGCTTCCGGCTACGTGAACATGGCCACCAAGACTCCGAAGCTGGAGGACTTCTACGCCGGATCGGTGGCCTATGCCAGCGGCGACCGCTTCCGCAACACGGTGGACGTGAACCAGAGCCTGGCCTTCGGCGATGAAGGCTCCTGGACCCGCGGCACCGCCATGCGCCTCAACGGCCTCTACCAGTCCGGCGGCGTGGCAGGCCGCGATTACGTGGAGAAAAACAGTTGGGCCTTGGCCCCGTCCTTCGTGCTCGGCCTCGACACGCCGACGCGCGTGTTCCTCCAATACCAACACTCGGAGCAGGACAACCTGCCGGACTACGGCCTGCCCGCCCGCAACGGCTATCCGATCCCCGTTCCCCGCGACACCTACTACGGCAACGTCTACGCCGACTTCGACAACGTCACGCAGGATGCCGGGACGATCCGGATCGAACATGACCTCAACGATCACATCACCATCCGCAACCAGACCCGCTACAGCGAGGCCGAGCGTTTCGCGGTGGTGAGCGGCCTCGGCTACAATGCCGGCACGAACACCGTGACCCGCAGCCGCCAGGGCAACGACCGCGAGAACAAGATCTTCTCGAACCAAACCAGCATCACCGCGAAATTCGACACCGGACCGCTCAAGCACTCGCTCGTCGGCGGTCTCGAATACACCTGGGACGAGCAGTACAGCCCCACCATCACCGGGGTCGGCACCAATCCCACCGGCCTCCCCTACCCGTGGATCCCGAATCCCTACCAGCCGATTGTCGGCTACAATCCGCAGCGCCATCCCACCTACCACACGATCGGCTCGACCGACACCGTGGGCACCTACCTCTTCGACACGATCGAGTTCGGTGAGCACTGGCAGCTCAGCGGCGGCGGCCGTTTCGACAGCTACAAGACCCGCTACACGGCTGTTTCCGCGACCTCCGCCAGCAATCCGGACGGCCTCGTTTACCAGACCTCGGATGATGTGCTCTTCAGTGGCAAGATCGCCCTGACCTACAAGCCGGTGAAGGAAGGCAGCATTTACCTCGGCTACGGCACCTCGCAGACGCCTCCGGGCACCGCCAATTTCACCCTGAGCGAATCAGGCACCAACCAGAACAGCCCCAACCTCGATCCACAGGAGTCCACCAATGTGGAACTCGGCGCGAAGTGGGACTTCTTCAAGTCCGCCCTCACCGTCACCGGCGCGGTCTTCCACACCGAGAACAAGAACGTCATCTACGCCCTGCCGAGCTCCGGCCCCACCACCGAGTACTCGGTGGACGGCGGCCAGGAGATCAACGGCGCCACCTTCGGCGTGGCGGGCAAGATCACCGAGGAATGGCAGGTGCTGGCCAACGCCACCATCATGCACGGTGAACTCGACCAAAAGGGAGCCGCCAACAACGGCAAGGACCTGACGCTGATGCCGAAGATCTCCGGCAGCCTCTGGACCACCTACAAGCTGCCCTACAACTTCACGGTCGGCGCGGGCGTCCGTTACCAGGAGTCCGTTTTCGTCAACGCGGCGAACACCATCAAGGTGCCGAGCTACGCGGTGGTGGACGCGATGGTGCAGTATGACTTCACCAAGGACATCAACGTCCGCGCCAACATCTACAACCTGCTGGACCGCGAGTACATCTCCAGCATCAACAACAACGGCCAGCGCTACAATCCAGGCGCGCCCGCGTCGTTCATGATCAGCACCAACTTCAAGTTCTGATCCGGTTTCTGGATCCATTTTGGACATCGGTTGCCCAAAAGGCCGCGTCCCTTCCCCTCCCCCAAGGAGGGGACGCGGCCACGGGTGGAAACGACATTTCCAACAAAAAGGCTTGATGCGCTAATGAGACTCATTCTCATTTCCAGCCGCTTTCCGGCCTCCGGGAAGCAAGCCCGCTTTCCAAACCGAATTCCATGACACCGAAATCCAATCTCCGCCCCCCCGTTTCAACACGGGAGGTGCTGGCGCTCAGTGCTTTCCTTGCCACCGGCACCACCCTCGCCGCCGATGCTCCAGCCCAGCCCGAGCAGAAGAAAGACGACAAGAAGCAGGAAGGCGAAGCCCAGTCCCTCGGTGACATGGTGGTCGAGGCCGTCCGCCAGTCCCTCTACAAGCCGGAGAAGCTCCAGACCACGAAGTACACGGTCCCACTCCGCGACGTGCCGCAGACCGTGACGGTGGTGCCGAAGGAAGTGATGAAGGAGCAAGGCTCCACCTCCCTTCGCGACGTGCTCAAGAATGTCCCGGGCATCACGATGCAGGCCGGTGAAGGTGGCGTCCCGAACGGAGACAACCTTTCCATCCGCGGCTTCAACGCCCGCACCGACCTCTTTGTGGACGGCGTCCGCGATTTCGGCGGCTACAGCCGCGATCCTTTCAATCTCGAATCCGTCGAGGTTTCCAAGGGCCCCTCTTCCTCCAATTCCGGCCGCGGCTCCACCGGCGGCTCCGTGAACCTCGCCAGCAAGACCCCGCATCTGGACAAGAACGCCTACGAGCTCATGCTCGGCGGCGGCTCGGACAACTACGGCCGCACCACCTTCGACGTGAACCAGGCGATCCCCCAGATCCAGGGTGCCGCCTTCCGCGTCAACGGCATGTACCACACCCAGGACACCCCGGGTCGTGACCACGTCGATCAGGAACGCTGGGGCATCGCTCCCTCGATCGCCTTCGGATTGGACACCGAGACCCGCTGGACGCTCAGCTACTTCTACCTCGGCCAGGACAACACCCCGGACAACGGTCTGCCGTGGGTGCCCCGCACCAGCAACAACACCGGCCTGACGCCGGGTATCCCTGCGGTCGATTTCAACAACTGGTACGGCGTGCTCAACCGCGACTACGAGAAGATCGCCACCCACATGGCGACCTCCGTGTTCGAACACGACTTCAACGAGAAGCTGAAGTTCCGCAACACCACCCGCTTCGGCATCACCGACCGCGACTCGATCACCACTTCGCCGCGCTTCGACAACACGCCGCCCTACCCGTCCGCCACGGTCCGCCGCACCGACTGGAAGACCCGCGACCAGGTCGACACCATCCTCACCAACGTCGCCGAGCTGCGCTACGACTTCGAAACCGGACCGTTCAAGCACGAGCTGCTCGGCGGCTTCGAGGTGACCCGCGAGACCTCGAAGAACTACAACCGGGTGGACGCCAACGCCGGTCTCCTCCAGGACACCAACCTCTATTACCCGAGCCCCTACATCCCGGGCTACTCCCCCGCCATCTATCGTGATGGCGCCGGTACGGACGTGACCTCCGACACCGTCGCCCTCTACGCCTTCGACACCATCAAGTTCGGCGAACAGTGGATGCTGAGCGGCGGTGTCCGCTACGAGGACTTCAGCACCGACTACCTCTCCACCACCGCGGCCCACGCCTATACCGCCCTCAGCCGCGAAGACCAGATGTACAGCTGGCGCGCGGCCCTCACCTACAAGCCCTGCGACAACGGCAGCATCTACCTGGGCTACGGCACCTCGTTCAACCCGTCCGCGGAAGGCCTGACGCTGGCCAACACCGCCACGGCCACCAACAGCATCAACACCGATCCGGAGAAGAGCAACACCGTCGAGCTCGGTACCAAGTGGGACCTCTTCGACAAGAAGCTGCTCCTCACGGCCGCCATCTTCCAGACGGACAAGACCAACGCCCGCACCGAAGACCCCACCAATAACGGCGACGTGGTCGTCCTGGACGGCGAACAGCGGGTGCGCGGCTTCGAAATCGGTGCGACCGGGGAAATCACCAAAACCTGGCGGGTCATCGGCGGTTACACCTACCTCGACAGCGAGATCACGAAGTCCAAGAACAAGCTGGAGGTTGGCAACCAGCTCATGAACACGCCGGAGAACTCCTTCAACATCTGGTCGACGCATGACCTGCCGAAGGGCTTCACGATCGGCTACGGTGCCCAGTACACGGGCGAGCGCTTCAACAACAACAACCGCTCCACCCGCCAGCTTGCCCCGGACTTCACCACCTTCGACGCGATGCTGTCCTACAAGGTGAACGACAACGTCACGCTTCGCCTGAACGGCTACAATCTGGCCGACAAGGAGTACATCGATCGCCTCAGCGGCGGCCATTTCGTGCCGGGGACCGGCCGCTCGGTCGTCCTCAGCTCGACCTTCACGTTCTAATCCCGATTTCGATTGGTTGCTTGAACGGCTCCGCCTCTCTCGCGAGGGGCGGGGCCTTTCAGGTGCCGGGACCAGGCTTTCGGAACACTCACTCCCTCTCCCCATGATCCTCTGCATCCCCGATGTCCTCACCGCCGAACAAGTGTCCGAGGCGCGCGCGCTCCTCGATGCCGCCGAATGGACGGACGGCAAGGGCACCGCCGGCTACCAAGCCAGCCAGGTGAAGGACAACATGCAGCTTCCGGTGAATCATCCGGTGGCCCGCCAGGTCGGCGAATGGATCCTCAAGGCGCTCTCCGCCAACCCGCTCTTCATGTCCGCGGCGCTGCCGCTGCATTTCCTGCCGCCGATGTTCAACCGCTACTCCGGCGGCCAGCAGTTCGGCACCCACGTGGACGGCGCGATCCGCCAGATCCCCGGCACCCCGCACCGCATCCGCACCGACCTCTCCTGCACGCTGTTCTTCGCGCAGCCGGAGGAATACGACGGCGGCGAGCTCATCATCGAGGACACCTACGGCAGCAAGAGCGTGAAGCTCCCCGCCGGCCACCTGGTGCTCTACCCCTCCACCAGCCTCCACCATGTCACCCCGGTGACCCGCGGCACCCGGCTGTGCTCCTTCTTCTGGCTCCAGAGCCTGATCCGCGACGACCAGCGGCGCTCGATGATGTTCGACATGGACGTCGCCATCCAGCGCCTCGCCGCGGACGTGCCCGGACACCCGTCCGGCGTCGCCCTCACCGGCGTCTACCACAACCTCCTCCGCCAATGGGCGGAAATGTGAGATCCGGCCCCGTTTTTCCGGCAACCAACCGCCATTACTAGGGTTCTAGTAGAAAATCCGGGCGCCAGCGCGGAGATTCTCCCCTCTCCGTTTGGAATTTGAGATTTAGAATTTAGGATTTTCCCTCCAATGGTTCATCCCACCCTCCGCCGTTGCTTGTTCTGGGCCCACCTCGCCACCGGCGTGGTCGCCGGAATCGTCATCCTCATCCTGGCTGTCACCGGCATCCTGATGTCCTTCGAGACGCAGATCATCGGCCGGGCGGAATCCAAGATCGTCACGGCGAAAGCCCCCGCCACCGGCACGCCCGCGGGCCCCGAGGAACTGGTGGCGGCGTACAAAGCCTCCGGAACCAGCGGCCGCCCGACCACGCTGCTGCTCTCGTCCGATCCGGAAGATCCCGCCGTGTTCCAAGCCGGACGCGAGGGACGCCAGTTGTTCCATCCGGTCACCGGTGAATCCCTCGGCAAGGGCGCGGAGGGCACCCGCCGTTTTTTCCAAGTGGTGGTATCCATCCACCGCTGGCTGACCTGGCCCGCTGCACGGCAAGAAGGACAGGCAGGCCAAGGCCCGGGAGGCCAGGCACCTGCCCGTGGTGAAGGCATGGGTGCGGGCCAAGGACGCCCGGAAGGCGGCCCAGGCGAGGGCCCGAACCAACCGCTCACCTGGCGCAATATCGGCGGCCAGATCACCGCCGCCGCATCTTTGGTGTTCGGTTTCTTGCTGCTCAGCGGCCTCGTCCTGTGGATCCCGCGGAAGTTCTCCAAGAAAGCCTTCAAGGCGGTGACCCTGCCGCAGCCGCGTCTCAAGGGCCGCGCCCGCGATTGGAACTGGCACAATCTCGCCGGTTTCTGGGCCGCGCCGTTCCTGCTGCTCATCATCCTCACCGGCACCATCATGGCCTACCCGTGGGCGAACCGCCTGATGTTCAAATCCGTGGGCGAGGAACCACCCGCACGCCAGGGACCTCCGGGCGGCGGCGAAGGCGGTGGCGCTCTCCGCGAAGGCGCAGCCCAAACCGAAAACCGCCCGCGTGGTGAAGGCCGTGAAGGTGGAGAACGCCGCCGTTCTCGCCCCGACGGAGCCGATGCCACCGGAGGCAATGGTGTCACCATGGAAGGCGAGCGACGCGAACGCGGTCCGCGCCCCGAAGGTGGAGAAACCCCCATGGGCAATGGCGTCAGCATGGATGGCAATCGACCGCCCCGCGAGGGTGATGCCTCTGCCGGAGCTGAAGGCAGCGAGCGCCGCCGCCCCCGTGGGGAAGGTGGCGAAGGCTCCGCCATGGGCGGGGAAGGCGGTGGCCGCCGTGGCCGCAGCCAGCAGGAGAATCGTCCGATCGTGGCCGACGGCCTGAATCAGGCGCTCGACATCGCCAAGCAGGAAATGCCCGCGTGGGAAACCATCACCCTCGATCTCCCCGGCGACACCACCAAGCCGATCACCGCCACCCTCGCCGACGCGGGCCGTGGCCGTCCGGATCGCAAGGTGAAGGTCACTATCGACCGCGAAACCATGACGGTAACCGCCCGCGAGAACAGCTTCGAGAAGGCCACCACCGGCGGCAAGATGCGCCAGTTCGTGCGCTGGATCCACACCGGGGAAGCCGGTGGCGCGTTCGGACAATTCGTGGCCGCCCTCACCTGCGCCGCCACCGTGGTGCTGGTCTACACCGGGTTCGCCCTCGCCTGGCGCCGCCTCGCGGGGATGCTGAAGAACAAGCGCAAGAAGCCCGAGGCGGCCACCTGAGCGCCCCAAAGAGTGGCTCCTCTCGAGGAGCCATGCCTCAAACGACATCCCACCGCTCCGCGACCATCGGAACCCGAAGGGAACCGATCATCACGGAGCCATGAGGTTCCTCCAGGAAATGGCGGACCGAAATCCGCCACTCCTTGAAGGATTACAGATACTCCTTCAGCCACGCGTCCACCTCGTCAATGACCCGCGGATAGCTCGCGTCATCGAACACGTGGTCCGCGCCCTCGATTTCCACGAGATGCTTGTCGCACTGGGCGGCAGCATAGGCGTCCTCGCTGTCCAGCACCGGAATGATGTCGTCCTCCGTGCCGTGGACCAGCAGCCACGGCACCTCCACCTCAGCCGCCACGTCCAGCGTGTCGCCGATGGTCTGGAGATCGTCCACGTAGGCCTGGGTCAGCGGGAACGCGGGATCCTCCCACATCACCCCCTCACCCGGCACGATGTCATCGAACTCCCGCTCGACGAAGTTCGCGGTGTAAACCATCCCGGAAAGCGTCACCAGCACACGGATGCGCGGATCGGCCGCGGTGGTGATCACGCCCACCGCTCCGCCCATGCTGTGACCGCAGTAGGCCACGCGGATGCCCTCCGGCAGCGCGTTGATCAGGTCGGTGAGATCTTCGGTTTCCTTCGTGATGGTCACATCCGCGAAGGTGCCCTCGGATTCACCGCTACCGGTGTAAGAAAAACGCAGGCACGGCCAGCCGCGCTTCGCCAGCCCCTCGGCCAGCGCCACCAGCAGCGGGCGGTCCTTGTTGCCGGTCACGCCATGGCCGAGCAGCACGAGGACATCCTCGCGCGGCGCGGGGTGGAAGGCGGTGTCGATGCGTTCGCCGTGGCGGTTGCGGAATTCGGGAAGGTTCATGGGATCAAGCGGAGCGTCCGGGGAAAGTGATTTCGGCGATGCCGGATTTGTCGAGTTCGCCAAGACCGAGATCGATCAAGCGACGGTACTGCGCCTCGGTGGCGCGCGAAAGTGGAACCTCGACCCCGGCTTCCGCGGCGAGCGCGTTGGCGATGCCGCTGTCCTTCGCGGCGTGGCTGGCGGAGAAGAAACAATCGTGCTCACGGGCGATCATGTCGTCACCATCGGTTTCCAGCACCCGGGAATTCGCGCCGGTCTGGGAAAACACCTCCTTCAGCATCGCAAGGTCGAGCCCCAGAGCGGCTCCGAGCCCCAGTCCCTCGGCAAGACCCGCGGTGTTGATGTTCATCACCATGTTCACCAGCGCCTTCACCTTGGCCGCCTGGCCGACGCCGCCAACGTGGCGCAGCGAGGCCGACAAATCCTTCAAGATCGACTCCACCCGGCCGAACGTTTCCGCATCACCGCCCACCATCAGGTACAGCGTGCCATTGCGGGCCTGGGTGATGCTGGAGGCCATGCATGCCTCGAGCGCGGACGCACCCACCTCCTCGCACACCGCGGAAATCTCCTCGTGCACCGCCGGGCTGACGGTGGCGCAGTTCATGAACACCTTGCCGGTGGCATCGATCAGCAGGGAATCTCCCTCCTTGGCGAAAATCCCGCGCATCGCGGCATCATCCGTCACCACCGTGATCACCAGGTCCGCCGAAGCCGCCGTTTCCCGCAAGGTCCCCGGGGCACCGCAGCCCAGCTCGGTCGCCAGCGCCTGCGCCAGCTCATGCTTCACGTCATACACCGCACTGACGGTGTGACCGGTGTCCTTCAGCCGGCGGGCCATGTTCGCGCCCATGCGCCCCACACCCACCACCGCGATCGTTTCAATTTTCACGCCGCGATGATGGCGCAGGAACCGTGGGCTGTCCACGTCCGGAATGCATTCTCCGCCAGCCAAATCGCTGCCGGGGAAGCCTCATCCGATGGAACTCAGTGGCCGTGGCCGCGTGTCCGGTCGCCCGGGCCGCGATCGTAATCCAGGATGAACGGACGGCCGCGAAGCTTGATGCCCTTCACGATCTGGAGCAGGCGCTCGGCGTGCTCGGTGCGGACATCGATGCGGCTGTGCTTGTCGAACAGCTTGATGTGGCCGATGGAGCCCTGCGGCAGACCCGCTTCACCGTAGAGCATGCCGACGATTTC comes from Luteolibacter sp. LG18 and encodes:
- a CDS encoding ATP-grasp domain-containing protein, whose translation is MKQSPMPAPQPHRLRFIFPSDVIEPRKPDEAFLDQIEAFREAGFPTSVVSIEYLQMGERRIHPRPEPDETVVYRGWMMNAADYRAFCEAVSATGAMPLTGADTYLACHHLPNWYPFIAEFTPRTVTFPPDADLASELKALDWEAYFIKDHVKSLKTDSGSILRSTEGVGRLVADMVKFRGEIEGGFCVREVEDFIPESEVRYFVILGIPFSNDPNQPVPDIVVEAASRIRSPFFSVDVIRRSDGVERIVEIGDGQVSDVVGWTPARLAAAWKHQAGQPPR
- a CDS encoding TonB-dependent siderophore receptor, with translation MVVEAVRQSLYRPENVTSQKYTVPLRDVPQTVTVVPKKVIEDQGATSLTEVLRNVPGISIQAGEGGGASSTAGDMFTMRGFNASNSIFVDGVRDDGLGTRDTYNLEAVETFLGPTGSDVGRGTASGYVNMATKTPKLEDFYAGSVAYASGDRFRNTVDVNQSLAFGDEGSWTRGTAMRLNGLYQSGGVAGRDYVEKNSWALAPSFVLGLDTPTRVFLQYQHSEQDNLPDYGLPARNGYPIPVPRDTYYGNVYADFDNVTQDAGTIRIEHDLNDHITIRNQTRYSEAERFAVVSGLGYNAGTNTVTRSRQGNDRENKIFSNQTSITAKFDTGPLKHSLVGGLEYTWDEQYSPTITGVGTNPTGLPYPWIPNPYQPIVGYNPQRHPTYHTIGSTDTVGTYLFDTIEFGEHWQLSGGGRFDSYKTRYTAVSATSASNPDGLVYQTSDDVLFSGKIALTYKPVKEGSIYLGYGTSQTPPGTANFTLSESGTNQNSPNLDPQESTNVELGAKWDFFKSALTVTGAVFHTENKNVIYALPSSGPTTEYSVDGGQEINGATFGVAGKITEEWQVLANATIMHGELDQKGAANNGKDLTLMPKISGSLWTTYKLPYNFTVGAGVRYQESVFVNAANTIKVPSYAVVDAMVQYDFTKDINVRANIYNLLDREYISSINNNGQRYNPGAPASFMISTNFKF
- a CDS encoding TonB-dependent siderophore receptor, which produces MTPKSNLRPPVSTREVLALSAFLATGTTLAADAPAQPEQKKDDKKQEGEAQSLGDMVVEAVRQSLYKPEKLQTTKYTVPLRDVPQTVTVVPKEVMKEQGSTSLRDVLKNVPGITMQAGEGGVPNGDNLSIRGFNARTDLFVDGVRDFGGYSRDPFNLESVEVSKGPSSSNSGRGSTGGSVNLASKTPHLDKNAYELMLGGGSDNYGRTTFDVNQAIPQIQGAAFRVNGMYHTQDTPGRDHVDQERWGIAPSIAFGLDTETRWTLSYFYLGQDNTPDNGLPWVPRTSNNTGLTPGIPAVDFNNWYGVLNRDYEKIATHMATSVFEHDFNEKLKFRNTTRFGITDRDSITTSPRFDNTPPYPSATVRRTDWKTRDQVDTILTNVAELRYDFETGPFKHELLGGFEVTRETSKNYNRVDANAGLLQDTNLYYPSPYIPGYSPAIYRDGAGTDVTSDTVALYAFDTIKFGEQWMLSGGVRYEDFSTDYLSTTAAHAYTALSREDQMYSWRAALTYKPCDNGSIYLGYGTSFNPSAEGLTLANTATATNSINTDPEKSNTVELGTKWDLFDKKLLLTAAIFQTDKTNARTEDPTNNGDVVVLDGEQRVRGFEIGATGEITKTWRVIGGYTYLDSEITKSKNKLEVGNQLMNTPENSFNIWSTHDLPKGFTIGYGAQYTGERFNNNNRSTRQLAPDFTTFDAMLSYKVNDNVTLRLNGYNLADKEYIDRLSGGHFVPGTGRSVVLSSTFTF
- a CDS encoding Fe2+-dependent dioxygenase, whose translation is MILCIPDVLTAEQVSEARALLDAAEWTDGKGTAGYQASQVKDNMQLPVNHPVARQVGEWILKALSANPLFMSAALPLHFLPPMFNRYSGGQQFGTHVDGAIRQIPGTPHRIRTDLSCTLFFAQPEEYDGGELIIEDTYGSKSVKLPAGHLVLYPSTSLHHVTPVTRGTRLCSFFWLQSLIRDDQRRSMMFDMDVAIQRLAADVPGHPSGVALTGVYHNLLRQWAEM
- a CDS encoding PepSY-associated TM helix domain-containing protein; protein product: MVHPTLRRCLFWAHLATGVVAGIVILILAVTGILMSFETQIIGRAESKIVTAKAPATGTPAGPEELVAAYKASGTSGRPTTLLLSSDPEDPAVFQAGREGRQLFHPVTGESLGKGAEGTRRFFQVVVSIHRWLTWPAARQEGQAGQGPGGQAPARGEGMGAGQGRPEGGPGEGPNQPLTWRNIGGQITAAASLVFGFLLLSGLVLWIPRKFSKKAFKAVTLPQPRLKGRARDWNWHNLAGFWAAPFLLLIILTGTIMAYPWANRLMFKSVGEEPPARQGPPGGGEGGGALREGAAQTENRPRGEGREGGERRRSRPDGADATGGNGVTMEGERRERGPRPEGGETPMGNGVSMDGNRPPREGDASAGAEGSERRRPRGEGGEGSAMGGEGGGRRGRSQQENRPIVADGLNQALDIAKQEMPAWETITLDLPGDTTKPITATLADAGRGRPDRKVKVTIDRETMTVTARENSFEKATTGGKMRQFVRWIHTGEAGGAFGQFVAALTCAATVVLVYTGFALAWRRLAGMLKNKRKKPEAAT
- a CDS encoding alpha/beta fold hydrolase, with protein sequence MNLPEFRNRHGERIDTAFHPAPREDVLVLLGHGVTGNKDRPLLVALAEGLAKRGWPCLRFSYTGSGESEGTFADVTITKETEDLTDLINALPEGIRVAYCGHSMGGAVGVITTAADPRIRVLVTLSGMVYTANFVEREFDDIVPGEGVMWEDPAFPLTQAYVDDLQTIGDTLDVAAEVEVPWLLVHGTEDDIIPVLDSEDAYAAAQCDKHLVEIEGADHVFDDASYPRVIDEVDAWLKEYL
- a CDS encoding NAD(P)-dependent oxidoreductase — protein: MGANMARRLKDTGHTVSAVYDVKHELAQALATELGCGAPGTLRETAASADLVITVVTDDAAMRGIFAKEGDSLLIDATGKVFMNCATVSPAVHEEISAVCEEVGASALEACMASSITQARNGTLYLMVGGDAETFGRVESILKDLSASLRHVGGVGQAAKVKALVNMVMNINTAGLAEGLGLGAALGLDLAMLKEVFSQTGANSRVLETDGDDMIAREHDCFFSASHAAKDSGIANALAAEAGVEVPLSRATEAQYRRLIDLGLGELDKSGIAEITFPGRSA